TTGAATCTCTTACTTCTCAAGGATGATAACTCTCAAATTTAGATTACCTTTCATCGAACCATTCACAACCAAAATCAGCACCACTGAAATAACCAATTACAAAGCAAATTCTGAGACCCTCTATACAACAAAACTGCGAAACGGTACCCATTTCAGctaaatcattttcttcatcGCGTAAAAATCAAGCAGTCATAATCagcaggaaaaaaaaaactacacGTGATAGATACACGATAGGAAAGCCATTGCCACATGACAAACACAATCAAAACATACAACAAACATAACACAATCATCAGAATCCTAAatacatatttttgaaaaacacAGAGACCAATCAAATAAACTTAATCAAGCCAAAAAAATCGAGAATTCAGATGAAAAACCTTCACTAATCCTTCTGAAAACAGAGCCATAAGCAGAAACCGAAGAAAAATTAAGAACAAAAAGAATATTTAAGGAAGAGAGGACGGGGAAAAAGGAGGGAAATGAGAGAGACGTAAGCAGCTTGTTTTTGGgggaaaatttttgaaatatatttgtgCCCGCCAATTCTTTGGGGAACAATTTCGAATAACTGCATAAAGATAAACGTGGCGTGATATTATTGGTGGGACCTGAGCAGCATTTGGCGTAAATTGCGGAggacaaaatattaaatatttttttttatgcaaaattcatttatttttattaatttttgtttttagagTTAGTTTCCTTTACTTTATTGGTTTGAATagttttggattttttaaaattaaatctgGGTTTTATATTTCCACAATCTGGGTCAAATGCCCCTGgctctattattatttttataagttcaATATCTCGTTTCAAatatcttgattttttttttttggattgacatatgaatttcaaatcaacactataaaattttaaatcatttcaacaataattttagaaaatttcAAATGCACCAAGCataaattgttgtttgaaatatattccaaaatatttatcaaatcaaTATATTCTCCAAATTAAATACATCAATCAAAACACATAATAAGATCATATGAATTTCACATATTTCATGGAATCAGGGAGATATACTctatatttaaaaatccaaaaatctttatttgaaaattttaaaattactaaaataGTTTCTTTATATTTATccagaattttgaatttttaaatgtgtgaaatttttttatgagaagttataaaaaattaaataataatctaAACAATATCACATTATGCCTGCAACGCATGTTTAGTGGCGCTAGCTAGGAGTACGGATAgaggtaattttttttatttaaaaaagttATCTTTTGAAATCTGTACGGATAGGGTTTTAACCAAAATTGTCAGCAAAAagtgtaattaaatattaaaagtcAAAGGACTGAAATTGTAAATATAAGGGGCCACGTGTGTTTGGGAATTAAGTATATCTAATATTATTTCGAGGCCTTAAAAGTTAAAACCGATGGAATTGTGACGAAATATAATCTAAAAAGTAGATTTGgattctctctcttttttatgaaaaagaaaGTGGTTGTGATCCACCGAGAATCTTATCCGACCAAACTTTATTCTGTTTCTCAAGAAAAGAGACATGTTGGCCAATGAAATGAAATACATAAACTATAAAGTAGTGCAGCCGGTCGGCGTCTTAGTGTGTAGGAAATAATAATAACAGATAAAATATATAAGTATGGCCAAAAAATTGTACTATTTCGTTTCCATTCCCGTGAGTGGATAGCATGTCAAGCATTGGTCAAATAAGTGGTCAGCATGATCATGGTACAAAGGACGGATGCAAGAACAATTAACATTAACCACCAACTCAACAATTTTCTTGGTCCAGTTAACAAGAGAAAACAAATGAAAACACAATGGGCAAGTGACTAGATATGACTTAACAATTCGGGTTTAAGCCATCTATACGAATTGCTAGAACTTGGGGCAAGCGAAGGCAGACTACGGTTCCTACTTTGAGGAGGGAAAAGCACATGAAGTTGATGGAGGAGAACAATGGTGGGTTATTGTCCTTATTGTGCCTAATGCTGATCACAATATAGAACAGGCCTTTTGAGCCttattcttctttttcttttgctTGGGTGGCTGGAGCACGACTTTGATAGCAGCATCGAAAACTGCTTTGACATTCTGTTGGGAAAACATAATGGGGTAAATGAGTACAGAGCGTTGAAAGAGTGACGGGTACGAATAAAAGAAACTAGAAAGTTGAATATTGAATCTTGAGAATACCTGTTGTGTTTTTGAACTACATTCAATGTAAGCAGGAGAACCAATCATCTTTTTCAGCTCCTCCCCCTGCACGTTTGAGATATGGCATTATAATCATGTTCAGAAataggaagaagaaaagatgattTTAGTCTTTTTTTGTTTAGAATTAATCAGGAAAGTAGATGGCAAAGAGAGCAGCATAGGTGAAGCCTCACCTGTACGGTAGTGATCGGTACAGCGCCTGGATGGTCAACAAAGAACTGCTTGTCATCCCGAAGATCTGAATCCGACAAACTCATTCAATGATCAACAAATAAAATCTTCATTTAAAGTATAAGCAATATTCATTTTTGAACGAGTAACACAATTGTGCCATAAGAGAATCCTACAATTGTTTAACTTACACCATATAAGATCATAAAACACCATATGCAACAACCAAATACTCGCAAAAATACTTCTTATAGAGCTCTACAGACTCATTCAGAAAAGAGAAATCATAAACACAAAAGCATAGCACAAAATTGTCAAAAAACATTAACACAGCATCCAAGGAAGCACTGACAAAGCTCCCATAATTCCAATCAAGCTGTTTGTTTTCTTCTACGTGCAATTTAATCAGAGggggaaatttttttaaaagtaaacATTATGGATGGAAACATGGTatcttgaaatttttaaaagaacaaGAGCCTAAAATCTGAGCATCACTTAACTTGAAACTGACATCACAAAAAACAGTAATACAAACAATGAAAAAGGACAGAGCATAACTACTTCCTAATTTTCAGTACATTAATTTCCAAAGAATATAACGTATCACAACTAAAAGAACCTAGCCTACGAGAAATGCCGTAACCTTTTGTGCTATAGCTAAAGCATGGCAGCAACAGATCTACTACTAACTGCACCTACAAATTATGTCCACGACAGCATCTCTgtccatttttatttatttgtaactGTTGGGGTTTGTGCTGAGGCAGGGAAGAGAGATAAACAAAGAAACCTTACCTAGTTTTGTACCAACGAGAACGATAGGGACACCGGGTGCATAATGCTTCAATTCGGGAATCCACTGGAAAAAAATTAACAGAATGATCTCAGAAAGCCAAGAAAAAGTGAAGCGCATAAAAGTAAATGGTAAAGAAGGAAATGGAGTAAAAGAAAATCTTTAGAGAACATTCCATGAATTACCTTTTTGGAAACATTTTCGTAGCTGGCTTTGCTAATGAGAGAAAATGCTAAAATGAAAACATCAGCGCCACGATAACTCAAAGGTCTTAATCTGTTATAGTCTTCCTGTCCTGTTTCATAAAATGAAAATTGCAGGTTCATAAATTATAACAGCTATACTTCAAGATGGAAACATTTCTAAATTTCCGTATTGAACCCCGTGCATAAGAAATTTTGGAAGAATAGTTATCAAGAAAGATATATCTAGTTACCTGCAGTATCCCAGAGGCCTAGGTTAACAGTGCTCCCGTTAACGACCACATTTGCACTAAAATTGTCGAATACGGTGGGCACATAATCCTGtttgatttaaataataaaataaagatgttAAACAGATTGCAAATCATACATTTAAAAATGTTATTCATTACCTATCTGAAATAATCTACATACGGAAAAAACCAACAAGCAACATTCAATCAAAACTGATCTGAGGTTCTCTTTCGAAGATTTAACAATACACATTCTTCCACAAGATGCAACGTCACAAGTAAGCAGATATCTTTCCTTCCCATCAACAGACAAGAAACGGAAACGCAAGCTCAGATTTTTTCACCTCATTTCACCAACTTCTCAAGATTTACTGAATGTCAAGAAACGATAAGGAACGAGAAAAGGGTGTACATACCGTGGGGAAGGTATTACTGGTGTAGGAAATCAAGAGACAGGTCTTGCCAACGGCACCATCGCCCACCGTCACACACTTGATGAATCTCGACGCACTCATTCTTCAGATGGAAAATCGCACCACCTTccttcacacacacacacacaccgtcCACCTCTCAGATCTTCTCCAGAAGACCTGATGCCGCACGCGATTATCAATTTACACCCAATGACACATAATAAAAGACAACATAGATTCACAAGCTCCCCTTTCAATCGAAAAACCTGTCAACACACCGAGAAAAACTGTCAAAttcaaaccctaaccctaagaTCGGAAGAAGAAAACGAGAACCGTCGAGGGGAATGAGAGAACATGGGGGGATCGAGAtccagagagagagagaaaaatGGAGGTTCAATGGAAGTGAGAGAATTGAAAATGCGGGGAGAAATCTAGTGAAATGGCTACCTTACTTTAGCCGGGAAATGCTGTCATTGAATCGTTCTCCATTTTTCTAATTTCTATCCCCGATTTTCCAGCGGGGAAGAAAATATCACTGGGCCGATGGACCCGGAATAACAGGCCTAAATTTGCCGTCGGGCTTAGGGCATTTGCATCTGCGTTAAGACTTCGTTTTTAGTTGGGCTATGACAATTGGGTCCCAACTTGTTCCAACTTTTATATCTTGGTGAACTgagttttttatattttaaatttgaaatagaGACACGTAAAACTACTAAAATATGCATTTCGagtgaattattttaattatgttcaCTCTCGTACtttgtaataatttttaaatttatgattatatgagattcaaataatttttgttaGTGAATTACGATAATATTGCTTTTTTCGATGACTAGTATAAGTAAACAGGGTATAATAAAAAACACATCATAcaccaaataaataaataagacaAAAAAACCATGTGAGAGAGATCTCCGATCCAATCCAAtctgatttatgaaaaatattaaattttatgtc
This genomic stretch from Primulina tabacum isolate GXHZ01 unplaced genomic scaffold, ASM2559414v2 Contig777, whole genome shotgun sequence harbors:
- the LOC142534990 gene encoding rac-like GTP-binding protein ARAC6, whose translation is MSASRFIKCVTVGDGAVGKTCLLISYTSNTFPTDYVPTVFDNFSANVVVNGSTVNLGLWDTAGQEDYNRLRPLSYRGADVFILAFSLISKASYENVSKKWIPELKHYAPGVPIVLVGTKLDLRDDKQFFVDHPGAVPITTVQGEELKKMIGSPAYIECSSKTQQNVKAVFDAAIKVVLQPPKQKKKKNKAQKACSIL